In Mycobacterium sp. ITM-2016-00317, the genomic window TGGGCATCAGCAACCCGACCCGGGCGCCCCGGTGCACCCCGGCCTGCAGCAGGCCCGCCGCGACAGCGCGGGTGGACAGCTCGAGGTCGCCGAACGTCACGCGGCTGCCGGGGTCGACGACCGCGAGGGCGTGCCGGCGGAGCAGTGCCTGCCGGCGCAGCGCGGCATCGACCGTGTCAGTCATCGAAGAACGCCTTCAACGCAGGCAGGTCGGGCTTCCCGCTGGACATCAGCGGGACTTGCTCCCGGCGGCAGACCTTGAACCGGCGCGGGATCTTGTAGGCCGAGAGTTCCTGACGCAGCGCCGAGCGCACCGCGTCGAGGTCCAGGTCCGGGATTGTGGCGAAAGCCATCAGCGCGGCGACGATTTCGCCGCGGCGCGGATCGGGCAACCCGACGACGTGCACGGCGCCAGGGCAGCCCGCCGCGGCCAGGACACGGGTGAGCGCGGCTTCGACCTCACCGGGGGTGACGTTGGCGCCTGCGGTCTTGATCATCGCGCCCGCCCTGGCGACGAAGTACACGAACCCGTCGTCGTCGGTGCGGACCAGATCACCGGTGCGGAACCAGCCGTCGGCGTCGAAACAGTCCTCGCGGCTGCGCCCGTGGCAGTGCGTCATCAGATGCGCGCCGCGCAACCACAGTTCGCCGAGCCGGCCGACCTCGACCGCGGTGGCGGTGTCGGAGTCGACGACGCGGGTCTCGAAGCCCTGTGCGGGTCGGCCGAAGGAACCGCGGCGATGCTCGGGCTGATCGGTTTCGTCGCCGCTGAGCAGGACCACGCTGCCGGCCTCGGTCATGCCGAGCATGCCATGGCGCAACGCCGGATCGGCCGGTCGGGTGTGGGCGGCCATGATCGGGTAGAGGTTGCCCCGTGTCGCGGTGAACATGCGTCGCGGGTAGCTCGGATGCTCGGCGAGACGCGCCACCGCCGCGGTGAAACCATTGGTGACTGTCGGCTTCTCGGCGTCGATCAGGTCGAGGGTGGCCCCGGCGTCCTCGGCGTTCGAGCAGACCAGCGTGGCCCCGGCGACCAGCGTCGCCAGCAGTCCGAATGCGAAGCCGCCGATCCAGAAGAACGGCGAGTTGCAGAACAGCACGTCGCCCGCGTGCAGTCCCCGGACGGCGTTGAGGTTGCGCTGGTGCGCCACCAACCCGCCGTGGGTGTGGACTGCGCCCTTGGGTGGGCCGGTGGATCCGGAGGTGTAGACGATCGCCAGCCGGTCGTCGGCGTGGACGTCGTCCTCGAGCTGGCGGAGCCGGCGCTGATCGGTGCCCGGCGCCGGATGGTTCGTGCCGATGATCACGTGCCGGAGGACGGGTGCGGTGGTGACGAACAACGGCGCGGTGTGGGCGAGGTCCGGCCCGGTGACCTCCAGTGCGGCGGCGATCCGTGCGCCATAGTCATGGTCGCGGAAGCACCTGGCGGTCAACAGGATCGACACCTCGGCGGCGCGGAGTTGGGCGCGCAGTTCGGCCGTGCTGACGAACGTCGAGAACGGGACGACCACCGCCCCGATCCGGGCTGCGGCCAGCATGGCCACCACGAACTCGCTGCCGTTGGGGTACAGCACGCCGACGTGGGTGCCCTTGCCCGCGCCGAGGTCGACCAGGCGGCGAGCCAGATGCGCCGAACGGATATCGGCCCCGGCATAGGTGATTCGGTCTTCGTCGCAGACCAGGAGCGGCTTGTCGCCGCGGTGGCGCTGCGCGCGCAGCACGTCGACGACGGTGGGCGCGGTCATACCCGCGCGAAGAGTGACCGGACCGCGGGCAGGTCGGGCTTTCCGGAGGGTGTGCGCGGGAGCTCGGCGACGATCACGATCTCGGTGGGGATCTCGTAGCGCGCCAGCCGGGAACCGAGGAACTCGGTGAGCCCGGCGGGATCGCCGCCGGCGCCTTCGCGTAGTTCCACCACCGCGACCGGTGTCTCCCCGAGGCGCGGATCCGGCGTGCCGATCACGGCGGCACCGGCCACCGCCGGGTGGCTCTCCAGCGCGGCCCGCACGTCGTCGGGCAGCACCTTGAACCCCCCTCGGATGATCGCCTGATCCGCGCGGCCCAGGATCCACAGGAATCCGTCGGCGTCGATGCGGGCCAGGTCGGTGGTGCGGATCCACTCTGCGTCGGGACCGAGCTGGGACGGCTTGACCTCCAGCAGACCGGGCTGGTCGGGCCGCAACGGCTGCCCCGCGTCGTCGACCACCCGCAGTTGCGCGCCGGGGTTGGCGCGGCCCACGCTGCCCCGCTTCGCATGCCAGTGCTCACGGTGGTCGGCCAGCGTCCAGCCGGCCACCCCGCCGCCGAATTCCGTCGCGGCGTAGGAGGTCAGCACCGGGACGCCGAACTTCTCGGTGAACGCGTCGGCGTCATCGGCCGACAGCGGCGCCGTCCCCGACGTCACCGCCAGGACACCTGCGAGGTCGTCGCGGGTCAGGTCGGAGTGCAGCACCGTGCGCAGCGCGGCGGGCACCAGCGACACCGCGCGCGGCCGGTGCTCGCGCACCGCGCGGGCCCACTTGTCGAGATCGAAACGGCGCAGCAGCACGAACCGTCGTGCCTCGGCGACGCACAACAGGATGCGGTACACACCGCCCACGTGCACCAGCGGCGAGTTGACGATCGCCACCCCGCGGCGCAACTCCGTCGGGGGAGCGGACTTCTCCGGGTCGTCGCCGATCACGCTGCGCGCGAGCATGTCGTAGGTCAGGTCGACCCGTTTGGGTGGTCCGGTGGTGCCGCTGGTCAGCATCCACACCGCCACACCCGGCCGACCGGCATCGGCGCCGGCCGGGCCGGGGGTGATCACCGGCGCCGTGTCCAGATCGCCGATTGCCACCGTGGTCGCGGTGGTCTGCCCGGCCAGCGTGTCGAGGTCCTCGGGCAGCCCTACGAGCACCGGCAACCGCAGCGCGGCGAGGTCCGCGCGG contains:
- a CDS encoding class I adenylate-forming enzyme family protein, whose product is MTAPTVVDVLRAQRHRGDKPLLVCDEDRITYAGADIRSAHLARRLVDLGAGKGTHVGVLYPNGSEFVVAMLAAARIGAVVVPFSTFVSTAELRAQLRAAEVSILLTARCFRDHDYGARIAAALEVTGPDLAHTAPLFVTTAPVLRHVIIGTNHPAPGTDQRRLRQLEDDVHADDRLAIVYTSGSTGPPKGAVHTHGGLVAHQRNLNAVRGLHAGDVLFCNSPFFWIGGFAFGLLATLVAGATLVCSNAEDAGATLDLIDAEKPTVTNGFTAAVARLAEHPSYPRRMFTATRGNLYPIMAAHTRPADPALRHGMLGMTEAGSVVLLSGDETDQPEHRRGSFGRPAQGFETRVVDSDTATAVEVGRLGELWLRGAHLMTHCHGRSREDCFDADGWFRTGDLVRTDDDGFVYFVARAGAMIKTAGANVTPGEVEAALTRVLAAAGCPGAVHVVGLPDPRRGEIVAALMAFATIPDLDLDAVRSALRQELSAYKIPRRFKVCRREQVPLMSSGKPDLPALKAFFDD
- a CDS encoding AMP-binding protein, whose amino-acid sequence is MAGALSQRISDVFDLDPAAPALQFEGEWFTWAQLATLARRVGAAGGTGRVGIMLRNEPAHVAALLGVLAAGGTVVVINPARGDDRTRADLAALRLPVLVGLPEDLDTLAGQTTATTVAIGDLDTAPVITPGPAGADAGRPGVAVWMLTSGTTGPPKRVDLTYDMLARSVIGDDPEKSAPPTELRRGVAIVNSPLVHVGGVYRILLCVAEARRFVLLRRFDLDKWARAVREHRPRAVSLVPAALRTVLHSDLTRDDLAGVLAVTSGTAPLSADDADAFTEKFGVPVLTSYAATEFGGGVAGWTLADHREHWHAKRGSVGRANPGAQLRVVDDAGQPLRPDQPGLLEVKPSQLGPDAEWIRTTDLARIDADGFLWILGRADQAIIRGGFKVLPDDVRAALESHPAVAGAAVIGTPDPRLGETPVAVVELREGAGGDPAGLTEFLGSRLARYEIPTEIVIVAELPRTPSGKPDLPAVRSLFARV